A single window of Salvia splendens isolate huo1 chromosome 6, SspV2, whole genome shotgun sequence DNA harbors:
- the LOC121809853 gene encoding 60S ribosomal protein L13-1-like: MKHNNVIPNGHFKKHWQNYVKTWFNQPARKARRRTARQEKAVKIFPRPTAGPLRPVVRGQTLKYNMKVRAGRGFSLEELKAAGIPKKLAPTIGISVDHRRRNSSLEGFQTNVQRLKTFKAKLVVFPRRVRKFKAGDSTPEELATATQVSGAYLPIVSEKPAMDLVKVTEEMKLFRAYDKLRLERTNARHVGVRAKRAAEAEKEEKK, translated from the exons ATGAAGCATAACAATGTCATCCCAAATGGGCACTTCAAGAAGCACTGGCAAAACTATGTAAAAACATGGTTTAACCAGCCTGCCCGGAAGGCCAGGAGAAGGACCG CACGACAAGAGAAAGCTGTTAAGATCTTCCCCAGACCCACCGCTGGACCACTTCGTCCTGTTGTCCGTGGGCAGACACTGAAGTACAACATGAAAGTCAGAGCTGGTAGAGGATTCTCTCTTGAGGAGCTTAAG GCTGCTGGCATCCCTAAGAAACTTGCCCCAACCATCGGCATCTCTGTGGATCACCGCCGTAGAAACAGTTCATTGGAGGGCTTCCAAACTAATGTCCAGAGACTGAAGACCTTTAAGGCCAAGCTCGTTGTCTTCCCAAGACGTGTTCGCAAATTCAAG GCGGGTGACTCTACTCCTGAGGAGCTGGCTACAGCCACACAAGTTTCCGGAGCTTACCTGCCTATTGTTAGTGAGAAGCCGGCTATGGATCTTGTTAAGGTCACGGAAGAGATGAAATTGTTCAGGGCATATGACAAGCTGCGTCTCGAAAGGACTAATGCCCGCCATGTCGGTGTTAGGGCCAAGAGGGCGGCCGAggccgagaaggaagagaagAAGTAA
- the LOC121808097 gene encoding aluminum-activated malate transporter 4-like: MANFGSLRQSFVERGKERLLSRKYYSEVESEGYYVRHEGCFHWLFRVMGESLWRWWKRLREIAVSAYEMGRSDPRKAMFAAKMGCALSLVSLLIFFKEPSTYITKHSIWAILTVVVVFEFSIGATLSKGFNRALGTLSAGALSLGIAELAKLAGEFHEVVVVISIFIAGSLSSYLKLHPAVKQYEYGFRVFMLTFCIVLVSDSSEFLQTAVSRLVLIAVGAGVCLVMNVCIFPIWSGEDLHKLVVKNFKGVATSLEGCINMYLQCVEYERIPSKILIYQASDDPLYKGYRTAVESTSQEETLMSFAVWEPPHGRYRMLNYPWGEYVKVSGALRHCAFMVMAMHGCILSEIQAPSELRQVFKDVIQRVGTEGAKVLKMLSEKVEKMEKLDTEDPLAAIHDAAENLQMMIDEKSYLLVNAESWKSDKRPENLDPEKIREMKENENKPFLIKSLSSINQQSTQTLRNYDAFTANRSINNFSQSELGSGEDVLKQQTMWPSRLSLIGDSILNEREVRTYESASALSLANFTSLLIEFVARLQNLVHSFEELSEKAKFREPVEMPEMQTSTSFCSRVLGCLCCCRETNTVQAVV, translated from the exons ATGGCGAATTTCGGGTCTCTGCGGCAGAGCTTCGTGGAGAGAGGGAAAGAGCGGCTGCTGTCGCGGAAGTACTACTCGGAGGTGGAATCGGAGGGGTACTACGTGCGGCACGAGGGCTGCTTCCACTGGCTGTTCCGAGTGATGGGAGAGAGcctgtggcggtggtggaagAGGCTCCGGGAGATTGCGGTGAGCGCCTATGAGATGGGGAGATCGGATCCCAGGAAGGCCATGTTTGCTGCTAAGATGGGCTGCGCTTTGTCTCTGGTTTCGCTGCTCATCTTTTTCAAGGAGCCCTCCACTTATATCACCAAGCATTCCATTTGGGCCATTCTCACTGTTGTGGTTGTCTTTGAGTTCAGCATAG GAGCTACGTTAAGCAAAGGGTTTAATCGAGCGCTGGGGACCTTGTCGGCTGGTGCACTATCTTTAGGGATTGCAGAACTGGCAAAGCTTGCTGGAGAATTTCATGAAGTCGTGGTTGTCATCAGTATTTTTATCGCAG GGTCCTTGTCTAGTTATCTGAAGCTGCACCCGGCTGTGAAGCAGTACGAATATGGATTCAGGGTGTTCATGCTGACGTTCTGCATCGTGCTGGTGTCTGATTCTTCGGAGTTTCTTCAGACTGCTGTCTCGAGACTGGTGCTGATCGCAGTTGGCGCTGGTGTCTGCTTAGTCATGAATGTCTGCATTTTCCCCATTTGGTCCGGTGAGGATCTGCACAAGCTGGTCGTGAAGAACTTTAAAGGGGTCGCCACGTCTTTGGAAG GTTGTATCAATATGTACTTGCAATGTGTCGAGTACGAAAGAATACCATCGAAGATCCTGATCTACCAAGCTTCTGATGATCCTCTTTACAAGGGATATCGAACTGCAGTGGAGTCCACGAGCCAAGAGGAGACTCTG ATGAGCTTTGCTGTTTGGGAACCACCTCACGGCCGTTATAGGATGTTGAACTATCCTTGGGGCGAATATGTGAAGGTCAGTGGCGCTCTGAGGCACTGTGCGTTCATGGTGATGGCCATGCACGGGTGTATTCTTTCAGAAATACAG GCACCTTCTGAACTAAGGCAGGTTTTCAAGGATGTAATTCAGAGAGTCGGCACCGAAGGAGCCAAGGTTCTCAAAATGCTTAGTGAAAAAGTCGAAAAGATGGAGAAACTAGACACAGAGGACCCTCTTGCAGCTATTCACGACGCTGCGGAGAATCTGCAGATGATGATCGACGAGAAATCGTACCTTTTGGTGAATGCTGAGAGCTGGAAGAGCGACAAACGCCCCGAGAATCTCGACCCGGAAAAGATACGCgaaatgaaagagaatgaaaacAAGCCATTCTTGATCAAGTCTCTCAGCTCAATCAACCAACAGTCGACTCAGACACTGCGCAACTACGATGCATTTACTGCAAACCGAAGCATCAACAACTTCTCCCAATCCGAACTGGGTTCCGGAGAGGATGTCCTTAAGCAGCAGACCATGTGGCCTTCGCGCCTCTCTCTGATCGGTGATTCCATCCTCAATGAGCGCGAGGTCCGAACATATGAAAGTGCGAGTGCGTTGTCTCTCGCGAATTTCACCTCTTTGTTGATAGAGTTCGTTGCCAGGCTTCAGAACCTGGTTCACTCGTTCGAGGAACTCAGTGAGAAGGCTAAGTTCAGGGAGCCAGTTGAGATGCCGGAAATGCAAACGAGCACCAGTTTCTGCTCTAGAGTGCTCGGATGCTTGTGCTGCTGCAGAGAGACTAACACAGTCCAAGCAGTTGTATGA